In Thiofilum sp., the genomic window AAATAAATCAAACGCTTCACGCTCGTACCAATTAGCTGATGACCAAACCTTAATCAAAGACGGAATACGCGGAAAGCGATCACTCTCACACCAAGTCCGTACTCGAATACGTTGATTTTTCGTGACTGACAATAAATGCACTACTACCGCAAAGCGTCCGGGGAATTGCTCTGGCACTGTTAATTCGACCGCTTCCTCTTCTGCAAAATCAAAAGGGTCTGGATCATTAGAGGTTTGTACTGCGCGACTGAAGCCGCTACCCGTAGCATGGGTTACATCCCACTCACTATTGCCATAAGCGAGATAGTCCACCCCACACAAATCAATCAACTGCTCAAACTGTGTGGCATTGTCATAGCGGAGGAAATTACAGACTTCTAACCATTGCTCAGGAGGCACATCTAAGGTCAGCTCAT contains:
- a CDS encoding NADH-quinone oxidoreductase subunit C, producing the protein MNYLEKLNEYLKDGLGARILRSKLVLNELTLDVPPEQWLEVCNFLRYDNATQFEQLIDLCGVDYLAYGNSEWDVTHATGSGFSRAVQTSNDPDPFDFAEEEAVELTVPEQFPGRFAVVVHLLSVTKNQRIRVRTWCESDRFPRIPSLIKVWSSANWYEREAFDLF